A segment of the Gammaproteobacteria bacterium genome:
ATGGCAAGGCAAAGGTTTGCTCTTGCAACATAATCATTAGTGTTGGCAAAATTGCCAAGGTTAATGGCAGCTTCAATTTAATAATGGTTCCGCGACCCAACTCTGAATCGATGATGATTGAACCGCCCAGCTTGGCAATACTCGTCTTGACAACATCCAGACCGACGCCACGACCTGAGACATCTGATATTTTCTCCTTGGTTGAAAAACCCGCCATAAAAATCAGGTTATAACAAGAGCGATCGTCAAGTCGTGCTGCTGTATCCTCATCCATCAAGCCTTTTTCAACGACTTTCTTACGTAACACTTCGGCATCCATACCTGCGCCATCATCTTCAATGCTCAACAAAATATGATCGCCTTGCTGTACAGCTGACAGTAATACTTTACCCTGACGGTCTTTACCCGCTGCTTCACGCACAGCAGGAATTTCAATACCATGGTCGACGGAATTACGTACCAAATGGACTAATGGATCAGCTAAGGCTTCAACCATATTTTTATCCATATCCGTGTCTTCTCCCAGCAAATCCAGCTCAATTTCTTTATCCAAACTGCGAGCAAGATCACGAACCACACGTGGGAATCGACCGAATACCTTTTTAATAGGCTGCATACGTGTCTTCGTCACTGAAGACTGTAAATTAGAGGTAACCAAATCAAGATCGCTGACCGCCTTGGCCATACATTCATTCTCAGCTTCAGCCTGCAACGTCTGTAAGCGGTTTCTAACCAATACCAACTCACCTACCATATTCATAATTTCATCAAGACGCTCGGTATCCACCCGAACCATGCTTTCTTTTTTAGGTGGTTTTGGTTTTGACTGTACCTCGACCTTGGTCGCTGCCTCTGCCTTAACAGGTATAACAGCCTTCTCTTTTGGTTTTTTTTCAACAGCAGGTTGAGCCTCAGCAGTCACACCAGAGCTAATAGGGCCGGAACCATAAAGATCATCAAGCATGCTATCAAACTCATCTTCACTGATGTCATCACTCTGCTTTACTGATGCGGCAACATCGCCACCGGAGGTTGAAGATTCCGCCGAGCCATGGAGATCATCAAGTAAAGCTTCAAATTCAGCATCAGTAATAGCATCATTAGCAGGTGTATCATTCGTGGCCT
Coding sequences within it:
- a CDS encoding chemotaxis protein CheA produces the protein MSYDLNDEILQDFLVEADELLELLAEQLTELEKTPEDADLLAAVFRAFHTVKGGAGFLAIAPLIDVCHRAEDVFNILREGHRVADADLMDVIFQVMDTVNSMFDTVRTGEEPEPADPEILKALEAFAKPQNDMAVVTPEPAPGVQATNDTPANDAITDAEFEALLDDLHGSAESSTSGGDVAASVKQSDDISEDEFDSMLDDLYGSGPISSGVTAEAQPAVEKKPKEKAVIPVKAEAATKVEVQSKPKPPKKESMVRVDTERLDEIMNMVGELVLVRNRLQTLQAEAENECMAKAVSDLDLVTSNLQSSVTKTRMQPIKKVFGRFPRVVRDLARSLDKEIELDLLGEDTDMDKNMVEALADPLVHLVRNSVDHGIEIPAVREAAGKDRQGKVLLSAVQQGDHILLSIEDDGAGMDAEVLRKKVVEKGLMDEDTAARLDDRSCYNLIFMAGFSTKEKISDVSGRGVGLDVVKTSIAKLGGSIIIDSELGRGTIIKLKLPLTLAILPTLMIMLQEQTFALPLTSVVEIFHVDINEISVVDGNPVIIIREQALPLLYIGNWLVKEYSQAGLRSQMAHVVVINIGSQQFGFVVDQLVGQEEVVIKPLGAFLHGTQGLAGATITGDGKIALILDVPGLVTQYQKTA